The genomic interval CCATTTACATCTTTAAACCTGAAATCTCCCGGTTGCGGTTTTGGTGCAACTTCGTCTTTTGGTGCATTGTCAATATCACTTTGGGTCTGATATATTCCTTCCACCACATAACCGTAATAACTTCCGATTGCATCGCCGATACGTGTAATATGCCGGATACCTGCACCGCCCGAGCTTAATATCGGATCACCATTTGGCCCCAGTTTCAGTACCTTGTTTTTATTCGTCGAGAAATTCAGGTCTGTTGTCCATGTAAACGCACCTACTACATTACGGCTGGAAACAGTCAATTCCAAACCTTTATTTTCCACCTCTCCAATGTTCTGAAGTGCATTCAAAAAACCCACTGAGGCAGGAACCTGTACGTTCAGCAACAGGTCGGATGTGATTTTCCGGTACCAGTCCAGAGAAACATAAACCCGGTCTTTAATTACTCCAAAATCCAGCCCCAGATCCAGTTGTGTTGTTTTTTCCCAGGTCAGATTACTATTGCTGATCGTAGAAGGCGCAATACCATTTACGAGATTATTACCAAGCGTATAATTGTATGGATTTAAAAGGCCGATTGAAGCGTAATTAGGAATCAGGAAGTTTCCGGTTTTTCCCCAGCTTCCTCTCACTTTCAGATCGCTGATAAATGTTACCGGTTTCAGGAATGCTTCTTCTGACAAACGCCAGCCAGCAGATAACGAAGGAAACACACCCGTTTTGTGGCCTTCGCCAAACCGGGAAGATTTATCAGCGCGAATGGTGGCAGTCAGTAAATATTTACTTTGGAAAGCATAATTCGCACGTGCCAGATAGGACACCAGTGACCATTCTTCTGTTGTAGAAGTTCCGCCTGTAACCTGGCCGCCGCTCACGGTTTCTACCAGATCGTCGGGAAATTTCTGAGCCAACACCTGATTGGTGTTGATATGATCCTTTTGCGCACTGTAACCTGCAACAGCTGAAACAGTATGATCTTTGCCAAATGTTTTATTGTACGATAAGGTATTTTCAACCAGCCAGTTATAATTCAGCGAAAAGTTGGACTGGCCATAAGGATCGCCCGTTGTTGCTTCACGGAACAGCAAGGAATTGGCACGGTAAAAATTACGGTTATAATTATTGATGTCAACTCCTGTGTACAATTTGTATTTCAAACCGGGAAGCAGTTCATATTCCCCAAACAGATTTCCGAGTGTCCTGAACTGGGTAAGTTTATCAGTTACACCCTGAATGATGGCCAGTGGATTGCTGGAAGAAGTCATATTTGCTCCGCGCCCGTCTTCAGTATACAAATGCGACTGGTTATCGCGCTGGTTAATGCTTCCGTCGGCATTGTAAGGTTTTACCGTTGGCGATGTAACCAAAGCAGAATATATAATTCCCGGAGGATCAGCAAAATACGGCGCTCCGGCCGGAGATCTGTCGTTACTGGTAAAGGAAGGGCTCAAACCCAGGCCAAATTTTAACCTGGTAGTCGGGCTTGCTTCCAGATTTACCCGGAAACTGTAACGTTCAAAACCACTCTTTTCAACAATCCCTTTCTGGTTATAATAACCTCCTGAAAAGTAATAATTTACATTTTCACCACCGCCTGACATTGAAGCACTATAACTCTGGACCGGCGAACTTTTAAAGATCAGTTTCTGCCAGTCCGTATCAGTTCCATCCGGATTGGCATAATCATCGGGAATATAATAACTCGTATTGGTCGTTTTAGTATAGCGCGTCGCATTGTTGTCAGCAGCAAGAGCACCGGGAACGTCCTGTAAATAAGCATTGTTTTTGGCATCTTTTACATAAGATGTCAATTCAGCCGAATTCATCAGATCTACTCTGTGCGCAACGGTTTGAAATCCGTAATAAGCATCAAAGCCGATCACCGGCTTCTTGTTACGTTTTCCTTTTTTAGTTGTGATCAGAATAACGCCATTTGAACCGCGCGAGCCGTAAATAGCGGCAGCAGAAGCATCTTTCAATACTTCAATTGACTCAATATCATTGGGATTAATCGTTCCAAGCGGATTGGAAGGTGGAAGTGCAAAAGCAACTGTTCGTCTTGAAACATCGCCCTGAACACCCGCGTCCACATTTTTAGAAATCGGGAAACCATCTATTACATACAACGGCTCCGTTCCTCCTGAAATTGACCCTAATCCACGAACCCGGATTGTGGTTCCTGCTCCTGGCTCGCCGCTTGGTTCCTGCACCTGTACACCTGCAATTTGTCCCTGAATCGCGTTTTCAAAATTGGTAACCGGCATATCTCTGATATTTTTAGCAGAAAGTGAACCTACCGAACCGGTAATATCCCGTTTGCTTTGTGTTCCATATCCTACCACCACAACTTCATTCAAACTGCTCACATCCGCATCCAGGCTGACATTAATGGTCTGCTGGCTTCCTAATTTAATTTCCTGACTAACGTAGCCAATAAACGAAAAGACCAGTGTTACCTCATTTCCATCAGCTACTGAAATTTTGTATCCGCCGTCCACATTTGTAATTGTACCTATGTTAGTCCCTTTGATGAGGATATTGACACCTGGCAAACCTTGTCCGTTGCTCTTGTCGGTAACAGTTCCGGAAATATCCAAAGCGGTTTTTGATAAAATTCCGTAGGTCCGAACCTTCGGTAAATGCGCCTCTCCCGAGGCAAACCGGCAGGTTACTCCAAGCAATGCCGCCAGTAAAATTTTACGTGTAAAAATCGAATTCATTGATGTTTGTAAAGGTTAAGAGTGAAAATTTTTGAGAAGACAGCCCGGAGCCGGACTATCGCATTTCGTGTGTTCCCTGCATTGTACAATTAAAAATATTTGTGGTTATATAAACCCGCTCTTTTCAAATTACAATCGGTTACTTATGTAATATAAATTAATTATCCGGTTTCAGCTACGTATAATTAATTTAGAAATCGTTGATAGTTAATAATAAGCGGGCAGTAAAAACAAT from Dyadobacter sp. NIV53 carries:
- a CDS encoding TonB-dependent receptor, translated to MNSIFTRKILLAALLGVTCRFASGEAHLPKVRTYGILSKTALDISGTVTDKSNGQGLPGVNILIKGTNIGTITNVDGGYKISVADGNEVTLVFSFIGYVSQEIKLGSQQTINVSLDADVSSLNEVVVVGYGTQSKRDITGSVGSLSAKNIRDMPVTNFENAIQGQIAGVQVQEPSGEPGAGTTIRVRGLGSISGGTEPLYVIDGFPISKNVDAGVQGDVSRRTVAFALPPSNPLGTINPNDIESIEVLKDASAAAIYGSRGSNGVILITTKKGKRNKKPVIGFDAYYGFQTVAHRVDLMNSAELTSYVKDAKNNAYLQDVPGALAADNNATRYTKTTNTSYYIPDDYANPDGTDTDWQKLIFKSSPVQSYSASMSGGGENVNYYFSGGYYNQKGIVEKSGFERYSFRVNLEASPTTRLKFGLGLSPSFTSNDRSPAGAPYFADPPGIIYSALVTSPTVKPYNADGSINQRDNQSHLYTEDGRGANMTSSSNPLAIIQGVTDKLTQFRTLGNLFGEYELLPGLKYKLYTGVDINNYNRNFYRANSLLFREATTGDPYGQSNFSLNYNWLVENTLSYNKTFGKDHTVSAVAGYSAQKDHINTNQVLAQKFPDDLVETVSGGQVTGGTSTTEEWSLVSYLARANYAFQSKYLLTATIRADKSSRFGEGHKTGVFPSLSAGWRLSEEAFLKPVTFISDLKVRGSWGKTGNFLIPNYASIGLLNPYNYTLGNNLVNGIAPSTISNSNLTWEKTTQLDLGLDFGVIKDRVYVSLDWYRKITSDLLLNVQVPASVGFLNALQNIGEVENKGLELTVSSRNVVGAFTWTTDLNFSTNKNKVLKLGPNGDPILSSGGAGIRHITRIGDAIGSYYGYVVEGIYQTQSDIDNAPKDEVAPKPQPGDFRFKDVNGDGKINANDRTVTGNYQPDYIWGITNRFTFKGFDLSFLLQGVQGSEVLNLTRRHLANGEAGTNSYAVETGRWISAEQPGNGKIPRADRLTDTHGNNNRPSSYQVEDGSYIRLRNLAVGYNFPKKLLGNKIQTLRAYASGTNLFTSTNYVGYNPEVNNQTTLSGVQGEDYGAYPLAKTFTFGLNATF